The Dermacentor silvarum isolate Dsil-2018 chromosome 7, BIME_Dsil_1.4, whole genome shotgun sequence genomic sequence gactcaattggttgcatccctgactcaatcgtaaccaattggaggtaaggatttcccaatgggcccagttgattcgAATTGGCAAGtgcaattggactcaattggtttcattttgactcaatcgtaaccaattggaaCTAGGAATTTTCCATTGGTTCCAATTGGGcccagttcatttcaattggcaactccaattggtttctcctctgatccaatcgtaaccggttggaagtaaggattttccagttggttcctattggtcccagttgattcctattggaaaaggtaattggagtcaattgttttttttactGGGATGTTACCCGGCACATTTATGCAGGAGAGATTGTACGCAATGGAGAAAACCCGTGGATGCCTTCGCTGTAACTTCGGTTTAGTCGCGTGCCTCCCTAGgaccacgccctcataaccgccagccactattcctccgcgaggctgcaaatagtccGTACTTCAAGCTTTCCCTGATACccaaataaggcggtaaccacaaaaataaaattataagcgcgtaattttaCACGTTTTCACTCGTTTAATTATAGTGGAACGTACAGGTACGACAAGTATACAGTCATATCAAGTACGACGCcgttttgaaaaggtcgcatgacgacgattttgtatgcttctgtgattggctggcggagtaacataatcccgcgcggtccgtgtgcctttgatgtcaagtgtctttttttttttttatgttgtataTCGTAGTATAGTTACACGATTTGCGCGCgcagatctcggaggccatggttACACAAACTTCTTTGTTCTTGCTCGTTTGGAACGCGCACCTCCTGTTGTAAGTCTAAATTGTAGAAGCAGGCTTTATAGCGCGATATAGGCCCAGGGAAAGTCATTCTGGTAAAAATGAATGAAACTTAACTGTTTCGTAAAAATTAACCCGCACTCCTCATTGATGCGCCACCGGCTTCGGGCCGTTCGGGCTCCTCGCTGTCGCTGCGCGCTGGCTGCCTGCTGCTGAGTGACCTAAGCAGAAAGTCACTTCGAGGTGCGCGGCTTTGCCCTCGCTGCAGcatcccagtttcggtttcgcgcgctCTGATAGGCTAAATTCGTGGTGCGATGGTTACGCGGGTAATCGCATTTTCTCAGATCCAAAAAGTTGACatggcttgtacggagagcttCGCTTCAATTTTCCAATTACCAAGAGGCCGCGGAAACTAAAGCTGGACAAGGTAATTAATGGATTTTTCTTAATTAGCGACTAATAACCTGGTAATTTACGTATGGAAAGGTCTGCATGGTGTTGGCTTGTAATTGCTACCAAGCCGCGGCTTCTTCAAGGGTGAGGGATTTGGAAGGGTCGAAGGGGTATAAATTAGGCGGCGGGATGGGTGTTAATTTTGGAGGAGGTGTAGTATATAGTTAAGATCTCAGGAGTAAGACCTTATCACCGAGATAACGGTCCTCTTGATGCGGTGCCCGGGTGGCAGCGTGGGCTCGTTGACTCCCGATGACTCGCCACCGCTGGAAGTAATTTAAAGctaagatttaaaaaaaacaaggaagacgTGTAGGAAGAAATAAATCTGAAGACGAAGTTCCGAGCAAGTCATCCGACATCACTGAGCGACATTTCTCTAAAAACGAAGTATTCTGGGTCGCGACGTGGttgtcttccccccccccccccccccttcctcttccGAGAAAGAAACCGCCGGATGCCAACTACCTCTAGGTTGATGGAGCACTCGCGAAGGCTACCAGAAGCGTGCGTGCAGTGGTTTTCTTGTTTCTGCCTAGAATTATAATCTCGTGAAACCGATGTTTACACTTGAAAGCCATGCAGTATGCAGGCACGGTGCGCATCGCCTTTATTCTTAATTGAAAGCTCACGCTCCCGTGCTAATTAACGCGCCGCCCAGTTTgacctatatacagggtgtcccaactatcatgcaccaaaatttaaaaatatgcaaataccacgtagctggacagaaccaaggtaatgttgtttgccgtcgcttggagatactccgattattttaAGCAGGAAATGCTTTCCCGTtatcggcgaccttcaagtgaccttgagccaaaagccagagccgttatacactggcactcaaacgagaacatccgggcattgTTGCGCGAACAAAACGAGATAATACGGGGCATCCAGTCAAAAGttgagaaaatgcggtctctggcccccaagcCTTTGTGCAGGACCGCACAACATACGCTAGTAACTCTCCAAACAAGGTACAAATAATATTGCTTACGAGTTCTTCCTATGTTTGTTCccaatgtcactcaagctgtaacttctggTACGCTGAAGTGTTATTTAGTTGTCATTTCCAAGAGCGACGTTCAAAacgcagatacagggcaccatacccTTGATTGTTATCTTTTGACgttgagacagggttgcctgtgctcttttcaacgccagcggtccgcgagttaCGCGGCGCGgattttgcgccgcctccttagacagatggcgccacgctgcatgACCAGgtcggcagcgtccggcgcgccgcggatggctgTGTAGTGTGGTAGGGTGTGCCCTTTCGAACGTCCACTATagccattttaagattgtggctagtatcatctccaaccaatctgctttgccggtggCCATTTGATGCTTGCATCTACtttcgattacgggagagccagcatttttcttgcattccgcctaattacatgattagtcttaattcatctacttctcaaatattataattagattaaaagtgccaatgagaaaattgtagagcaacatgagaaactcccgatacagctttctgttgctaaatacgtgctacatcagtgtttttccgagcgtgaaagaagcccgcgaatccacgcaagattgccgcgctgctggccgctcgaggcactttgcacgCGTAtttgcataggacaaggcaagatgtatgcactgaaagaaaagcagggcaatatcataagcaatttcgatgacagtaaaaacagcggaagaattctatactgatttgtacagtgcccagaggagccaagctactttcattcgaaggagtgatgaccaggatacagagactccttctataactagtgataaagttagaagggccttgcaagacatgacccggagaaaagctgctggagaagatggagtaacagtcgatttaataaaagacggaggagatatcatgcctgaaaagcttgcggccctttatgcgcaatgcctcacgacttcaaatgtaccagaaaactggaagaataccaatattatactaatccataagaagggagacgttagagaacagaaaatttataggcctattagcttgctttcagtactgtatagaacgttcaccaagataacttccaatagaatcagggcaacacttgatttcaatcaaccaagagaacaggctggcttaaagaagggatattctacgatggatcgcatccatgtcatcaatcgagaaatctgcggagtacgatcaacctctctatgttgctttcataggttatgaaaaagcatttgatccAGTAGAGATATCAACAGTCAgataggcattgcgtaatcaaggagtacaggtggcatacgtgaatgtcatggcaaatatctacaaggattccacagctatcttggttctccacaagagaagtaggaagttatctatcaagaaagggatcaggcaaggagacacaatctctccaatgctattcactgcatgcttagaagtattcaagctcttagactgggaaggcttcggagtgaggatcaacggcgaatatatcagcaacctccggtttgcagataacattgtcctattcagcaacagtgagGACGAATTACGACGAATgcttgagggccttaaccgagcaagtgtaagagtggggtttaagattaatatgcagaagacaaatgtaatgttcaatagcctggcaagggaacaagaattcacgatcgccagtcagcatctagaatctgtaaaggagtacgtttatctagatcaattactcacaggggaccctgatcatgagaagaaaatttacagaagaataaaattgatttcgagtgcatacggcaggcattgccaaatcctgacttggagcttatcgctgtcgttcaaaagaaaagtgtacaagcattgtattctaccggtgctaacatatggggcagaaacttggaggttaacaaagaagctcgagaacaagttaaggaccgcacaaagagcgatggaacgaaaaatgttaggcccaacgttaaaagacaggaagagagcggtgtggatcagagagcaaacgggtagcCGTAGAGAATAGCCGAAATTCTAATTGAcatcaaaagaaagaaatggagctggacaggccatgtaatgcgtaggacggataaccggtggaccattagagttacagaatggataccaagagaagggaagcgcagtcgaggacagcagcaaataaggtggcgtgatgaagttaggaaatttgcaggcgcaagttggaatcagctagcgcaagacaggggtaattggagattgcagggagaggacttcgtcctgcagtgggcataaatataggctgatgatgatgatgaatccttTCTTTTGACTGCGTCCAAGGTGCACGAAGACACGACACATACTGCGCCACTATACAGAAAATGATTTACTTTTGCGTGAAAATTAAGCGATCTACAAACTAGTAAACTACTTGTACCGCGAATGAATCACGTACGTTTATCCACGTGCTGATAAACCAGCAAGTTATCCAGAAAAAAATTTTGTATacgccgcaccccccccccccctcccttcttgCACCATATGTTACAAATTAAGTGTCAAGAAAAACACAGGAAGAGAATAAAGCGTAAAACCGTTTTGGCCGGCCCACAGCTGTATATGGCTGTACTACGCAGCAGCTacagacgacgcgcttcacgttCAAGAGGCGAGGAGTGGCGGTACCGTCACATTCTCTTAAGCCTACGCGGAACCCGCGGTCTCATCCTAGACGGCTCGTCTTCCACAGCACCATCACGCCACACATCTCGCGCTGCATTTCTATCAAAAGCGCGGCGGTGCAGTGCGTGCGTGTTCTTCAGTACGGCCCTCTTGCCGAAGCTCGCGCGATGCATATCACCATGCAGCACAGCCAAATCAAGAACGGCAACATGAAAGCGACCACCGGTATGAACAGCGCGAGCCTCTCTTCGACACTGTAGGGCCTCGTCCGGTGATGTCGCCTGCGACTGCCGCCGTGCGAGTCGTTGACGAACTTGGCTTCGATCCAGGAGACGTCCCCGTCGAACGTCTGCAGGGCCACCACCTCGGCCATGGACGCGTCGATGTGCCGGCTCATCACTGGCTGCTGGTGGGACTcgttgctgccgccgccgccacttcGGTGGTGACCGCTGGCGTTGCCCGTCGCGACCAGCTGCAGGAGCCTACCGacgtccaggaggtgcggcagtcgCTTGTTAGGCCTAGCGGCTGTGCGGTTCGCTCTGGTGCCGGCGTCGTCGCTGCCCGCGGCAGCTTGGAGGCCCGTGATTGGCCGTCCGCCGTCGCCGTCTCCGCCTCCCGGCGGCCGGGCGCGTTTGAAGACTTCGCGCCGGCTTCGAGCAAAGCACATGCAGCTGGGTAACGCCAGCGGTATCAGCAGCAAGAGCACCGTCAGGATGTGCCATGATGGTGTCCTGGGCATACTCCTCCGCCGGTATAGCTCTCGGCTTACCGGAGcttacgtcacgctggcctcatGCTCCGTTGTGTAACGTCGCCGGGCCGCCCGGCGATTCTGTCACGATGGCGGAAGACGTGGACGCGACAGCGCCGGACCGCGCCGGTGGTGGGGCTGCAACGGGGCCGGCCGTGGTTGAAATGTGTCCACGCTGATGGTGATGCTGATCGCGTGCCAGATGACATCGTCGACATGGAACGTGCGGGATGAGCGAAACGACCAACAACGCGTGACGATCGAGATATCAGTATAGCGGTTTATCCGCGCGGatcaagaaagaaaatgtaaaaaaaaaagaggaacattGCCTTTTGGTGAAGGGAGAAAGCGGCAGAAAGGCTTGCAGCATATTATTGTTGTGGCCTAAAAATATGGCTCATGCCAACGTGGTGAATTGGTCGCAGGAAACGTGGGATAAAAAGTGAACGAAGTcggaaagaacgaaagaaacaaAAGATAAAAAGATTAGCTGACACAATGACAGTAAAATTTGTTTGGCTGTAtacacaagaagaaaaaaaaaagtacgccaTTATTTTCACCCGCAGCAGCGCAACCTTGCGGGCCCATTAACGACCCAACTGGCATGCATCAAATGACAATAGGTTTGAGGTTGATAAATTTAAACATAAATGACTTGCCGAAAATACGAGGAACAATTTGCGGATGGAGGGAATAACATACAATGGGAGATTGGTGAACAATTGGATGCGGTTTAATACAACGTCGTAACGGGAAATAAATTTTCAGGAATAATACGGGTAAATGCATGGAAAGGCGAAAGTGCACTTTAAGACTGAAAACTTTCATGAGAACTTTAGGCCTTACTCCTAGCAGAAAAATAAACGTGATCGGTCTTCAAGTTCTTTTTAAGAACACAGGTCAAAGAGGCCAGACTTATATGCAACTAAAAATTTAAAAATCTCTGCAGCGGAATAGTGACAATGTCGTCACCGCGGATGCATTGTCGTGAAATGCATTTGCccttgttgtcattgttgttgtcCGGCAGTAAATATATGGTCCGCACCCACTATGGGGGGATTGGTGAACAATTGAATGGGTGTAATCCAAGTCGTAACGTGAAATACATTTTGAGGAATAATAAAGGCTAAATGATGTGGAAGAGCGAAATTGCACTTTATGGTACAAATTTTCATGAGAACTTTTGGCCTTACacctggcagaaaaaaaaataaacaaacgtGATTGGTTTTCAGGTTCTTTGCATGAAGAACACGGGTTAAAGAGGCCTGACTTATACGAAGCTAAATATTTAAAAAGTCTGCAGGGGAATACTGACAAAGTCATCACCGCGGATGCATTGTCGTGAAATGCATCCGGAATGATAAAGGGTAAGTGATGTCGAAAGGCGAAATTGCACTTTCAAATGAAAATTTTCATTAAAATTTTACTTCAGCCTTATTCTTGTCGTTCATGTAGCGCCAGATGGACATCTATAGCCTCGAGAACAGGACCAGCGCtctgctttatatttttctttgattccattcctttcgctcgattctattcaCGCTTTTCCAACCGGCCAATCCTGCAGTGATGGCGTAGGTGGAACGCCGCTCGAATCACTACGAAGCGAAAAAAGTAAGATAATTGGGATAAAATTGTTACATAATTATCCCCTCCCAGTATATGCAATACGACAACTAGCCTAATTCTAATATATAATAATTTCTTTATTAGTCACACTAATTACGGTGGCCTTGTTTGGGCTCCGATTTCCGCAACTAACAATAACTGGCTGCTTCTCTTGAGGAAAAAAAGTAATATTCGTGCGACATGTAACAAATGTCCTAACTTTCATTCAGATCATTTGTTTCGCGCTTTTCGTGTCTTGCTTAACTATCACTTGGCACTTAGTTACAAGAACTAATTTAGAAATCCTCTAATATACCACATCTTACCTCTATTTCCAATCTAAGAAACCATTATGTTTCCATTTCTACTACTGGGAAATCGTagttttggtatataccaaaattacGTACAAACCATCGTATGCAGATGATGCGCCGCAGATTGCCAAGCTTGCTTAATGGTCTAGCTGGTCATTAACCAAATTGAGGTAGTTACATGTTCCAGGTCTGATTTTTGTAACTTCTTTTCCTAGGATGTGAGAATTTTCACCCATGCAGTGTCTTAAACTGTTTTTTCTTGATTTCCTGTTTTTTGTAATGGCATTGAGCATAGTTGTATCTTTAGGCATTGTATCCTTATGTACGTGTTAGTGCTTTATGCagtttctttactttttttttctctctctctgtatgcgCTTAGCTTTTTTGTTATTCTCTATAATATTGTATACAGCACTTACTGTTTCTTTCTTAGTGGTGTATACAGATTTTGCAATTATGCTTGAAATATGTTTCTCCGCCCTGCTGCAGCCAATGTCTGCAAATTTGAGGCTGGTCAagttggtatggtatggtatgccttctTTGATGGCGCTGATCAAGTTGCCCTGACCAACTTCTTTCCCCTCTTTTCCCCCACAGTCTTCTATTTGTTTGTGGAACTAAaccattatattattataatattaATAAACAGTGTTACACATTTGAACGACATAAACATCTGATTAGGCTTCATTGGCGCGCACTATTTTGTCTCTTTTCGCCTTAGAAGTGGTTGTAATTGTGCGTGTGAATGCGATAACTCGTTGCGTTGAACGAAGCTCACGCTTGTTAAGGGCCAGGGAAGAGGAAATTTGTCGCGGACATTGCGACTCTCGCTTGAGGCTATGTACCTATTCAGGGCTGAATACTTGAACTCCTCGGAAGCAGGTAAGGATTTGGTGTTCCCTTCATGGGTGTTCCTCCGCCTTATAGCAATGACCAAGCACGCATTACTTCGGCGGCGGGATGGAAACCAGCGCAATCAGCATACACGCCCTGGCCGATGGCCTCACGCAAGCCACGTGGAACTTGGAACCAAATgcgaggatgacaccagtttctagatattaatacCAGAACCGTGCGAAGAAATACATCAGTGGTCCAgctactttcgtgcttcaatacATCAAACCGGTgtattgttaaaaaaaaagtaagcggaacgaTAGTGCATTTTTATTGCaggtttgatggtgcatatcttgaaaataatgttatctacatttttttttcgagtaaGTATTTCTTACTGGCTTACCGACTGAAATTTGTAagctgcaatatgtgccgtaaggtaattagttaagaacttTATTTCTGGTTCTTTGTTatattagtcgattgtgcatttcgatttctcgtgcaagaaatgcccgcctcttcgagtagaccagcacaAGGAccagaactgtgctatctgccgcagacaataatataaaaaaaaggTTACTTAATGTCTTCGCAGGAACACCTGGTATAGTACTGTCCACTTGCCTTTGTCTCACATGAGACCGgaagtattgaaaataaataaataataaattataaTGTTTATCTGGAAAGAAATATTTCGATTCTTTTTAGTTACTTCTTTAAACAGAACAGCTTGGTGGGTGCATCCTTGCGTGAATGCCCATGTCTCGCACAAGCGACATATCGCTTATGCGGGCTGAAATCTATATTAATATGCGGGAACTTCTGGAACTTCCAGTGACCGTCGAAGTTCTTCCTTGACTAAGTCAGCGATCGAGGTCACCTGGTGCTGCGGCCTTGAGaataacttctgcagctcttcccgtacaaccgctctgattgtctcgcgcaggtc encodes the following:
- the LOC119457962 gene encoding uncharacterized protein LOC119457962; this encodes MPRTPSWHILTVLLLLIPLALPSCMCFARSRREVFKRARPPGGGDGDGGRPITGLQAAAGSDDAGTRANRTAARPNKRLPHLLDVGRLLQLVATGNASGHHRSGGGGSNESHQQPVMSRHIDASMAEVVALQTFDGDVSWIEAKFVNDSHGGSRRRHHRTRPYSVEERLALFIPVVAFMLPFLIWLCCMVICIARASARGPY